A genome region from Populus alba chromosome 5, ASM523922v2, whole genome shotgun sequence includes the following:
- the LOC118031775 gene encoding protein NEN4 isoform X1, producing MEASSPVSTPEIVFFDLETTVPNKAGQRFWVLEFGAIIVCPRKLVELDSYSTLIRPKDLSAVALKSGRCDGITREAVANAPAFEEVADKIFTILNGRIWAGHNIQRFDCVRIKEAFAEIGRPAPMPVGMFDSLGVLTEKFGRRAGNMKMATLAAYFGLGQQKHRSLEDARMNLEVLKHCAAVLFVESSLPSVMNGKWHNPSTVVTRSRSNGKLLCREENSRKSPPTTLGYQRAVPYTRGRLGEMTEGVRKLLCKAQETKSLNNILKHSHSLLR from the exons ATGGAGGCCTCCAGTCCTGTAAGCACACCAGAGATTGTGTTCTTCGACTTAGAAACAACGGTGCCCAATAAAGCTGGACAACGGTTCTGGGTACTGGAGTTTGGTGCAATAATAGTTTGTCCACGGAAACTTGTTGAGCTAGATAGTTATAGCACACTCATAAGACCTAAGGACTTGTCTGCTGTTGCATTGAAGTCTGGTCGATGTGATGGGATAACTCGTGAAGCTGTTGCAAATGCGCCTGCATTCGAGGAAGTTGCTGACAAAATATTTACCATTTTGAACGGTAGAATATGGGCTGGACATAACATCCAAAGATTTGACTGTGTCCGAATTAAGGAGGCATTTGCAGAGATTGGTCGGCCTGCACCAATGCCTGTTGGAATGTTTGATTCTTTAGGAGTTCTGACGGAAAAATTTGGCAGAAGAGCTGGTAACATGAAG ATGGCAACTTTGGCTGCTTATTTTGGGCTCGGCCAGCAAAAACACAG GAGTCTTGAAGATGCGCGTATGAACTTGGAGGTCTTGAAGCATTGTGCAGCGGTTTTATTCGTG GAATCAAGCCTTCCAAGTGTAATGAATGGCAAATGGCACAACCCTTCGACAGTGGTAACTCGAAGCAGAAGTAATGGAAAACTTCTCTGCAGGGAAGAAAATAGCCGAAAATCTCCTCCAACTACTCTTGGATACCAAAGAGCAGTTCCCTATACAAGGGGAAGGTTGGGAGAG ATGACAGAAGGAGTGAGAAAATTGCTGTGTAAAGCCCAGGAGACAAAATCTCTCAACAATATACTCAAGCATTCTCATTCTTTGCTCAGATGA
- the LOC118031775 gene encoding protein NEN4 isoform X2, with the protein MEASSPVSTPEIVFFDLETTVPNKAGQRFWVLEFGAIIVCPRKLVELDSYSTLIRPKDLSAVALKSGRCDGITREAVANAPAFEEVADKIFTILNGRIWAGHNIQRFDCVRIKEAFAEIGRPAPMPVGMFDSLGVLTEKFGRRAGNMKMATLAAYFGLGQQKHRSLEDARMNLEVLKHCAAVLFVESSLPSVMNGKWHNPSTVVTRSRSNGKLLCREENSRKSPPTTLGYQRAVPYTRGR; encoded by the exons ATGGAGGCCTCCAGTCCTGTAAGCACACCAGAGATTGTGTTCTTCGACTTAGAAACAACGGTGCCCAATAAAGCTGGACAACGGTTCTGGGTACTGGAGTTTGGTGCAATAATAGTTTGTCCACGGAAACTTGTTGAGCTAGATAGTTATAGCACACTCATAAGACCTAAGGACTTGTCTGCTGTTGCATTGAAGTCTGGTCGATGTGATGGGATAACTCGTGAAGCTGTTGCAAATGCGCCTGCATTCGAGGAAGTTGCTGACAAAATATTTACCATTTTGAACGGTAGAATATGGGCTGGACATAACATCCAAAGATTTGACTGTGTCCGAATTAAGGAGGCATTTGCAGAGATTGGTCGGCCTGCACCAATGCCTGTTGGAATGTTTGATTCTTTAGGAGTTCTGACGGAAAAATTTGGCAGAAGAGCTGGTAACATGAAG ATGGCAACTTTGGCTGCTTATTTTGGGCTCGGCCAGCAAAAACACAG GAGTCTTGAAGATGCGCGTATGAACTTGGAGGTCTTGAAGCATTGTGCAGCGGTTTTATTCGTG GAATCAAGCCTTCCAAGTGTAATGAATGGCAAATGGCACAACCCTTCGACAGTGGTAACTCGAAGCAGAAGTAATGGAAAACTTCTCTGCAGGGAAGAAAATAGCCGAAAATCTCCTCCAACTACTCTTGGATACCAAAGAGCAGTTCCCTATACAAGGGGAAG ATGA